In the Carettochelys insculpta isolate YL-2023 chromosome 6, ASM3395843v1, whole genome shotgun sequence genome, ACGTGGAGCCACCAGATGGACAGACGAGTGCAGAGCCGAGGTGCCTGGCAGTGACAGCTGGGCCTGTTGTAATCCTTTCAGGCCCTGAGTCCATAGAACAGGCTTGAGAGAGTCGGAATCTGGGCTTTGCATCTTGGTCTGTGCTGTGTATGCAGGGCAGCCTGGTCAGATATAGACGTGGCCGGGCACGGCTGTGAAAAagctcatgctgctggctgcttgtTTACCGCAAAGGAGAATAAATGTAGAGCCAGTGCCCGACTGGAGGGTGGGGTTGAAATATTGGTGCCGGGGAGGGCCGGGAAGCGAGAAACAGATGAATGACAGTTGGCTGAGTTTGCCTTTGTTGTGGAGTGTCTGCCTCTAACTTCCGGGAAATATTCCTACCGGCTCCTGCTGTTGTGTAGAGCAGAGCAAGGGGAAGAGCCCTTGGTGACAGGGTGCAGCACAAATGacctgtggggaaggagagaTCTCTTCTCCACTATCCCTTCCCCCTCCTTGGCTTTGCCTTGGTAACTTCTGCGTACGGAGGCAGCGGCCAGTGCTTGCCCTGAAAATAGTATTGTGTCCCCACAGAATCCGCAGTCCCTACCCTGCCACTGCAGTGTGGCCCCCATGGCCCTTTctttccccacagccctgctccctgggcctCTATGCGTGCTGGAGTCCGAGAGGCTCACTTCGCTGACTAAAATAAATTCTTACTGCTCTTTTCTGCTAGTCCTGCAGAACGTATGTGGCTCTGAGAGCCCAGCAGGGACTGTcctggttgcagcagcagcatttttgttctgttctgGTGGCACAGCCTGTGTTCTGAGCTGCTGTGTGTGACATGGGGAGAGCCCTGTTCGGCTCCCGGAGCTGTGGGGAGTGTGCAGCAGAGGCAATAGGAAGAATGCCCGTTCTTTGCAGTCTGTGTGATCTGGAGTTGCAGTCGTGGAATCCAGGGACGGCATTTGTTTAGAGCCAGGCTTGGGAGTGTTATAGATGAGGAGGACATAAGGGGCTGCTCTTCTCACGTGGCTTcactgggcaggggagaggtggcTGCCAGGTCCCAGTGAGAGAGTTACAGTGAGAACCCAGAAGGCCTTCGGGCAAACAGCACCTTTCACAACCTCatcagcctctttccatccttccAGTTCCATAGGGCTGTCCTCGCTCGTCTTTCCCTTCTTGTCATGGGTTTGATGGGCATGGCTAGCATCACCCCTCCTGCGGCCTGCTGTACCTTCCCACCCACTGCTTCACCCTGGCGCACTCACTTAGGGGCACCTCTTGTCTCTCTTCTTTTCCTCCACAGACCTGATTCCTGAGTGTGGAGAGGCTCTGGCTGAGACTCATGCCGCACACGGGACCCCGGTGCAGTGCCTCTGCCTCTGGGGCTACAgtggtcctgtggctgcttcAGCCAACAGTGAAATTGAGCCAGTTTAGCTTCCAGCAGCGTCTGCCTTTCCCAAGAGGGTCCCTCTGAGCTGCTGGTGTTCTGGCTGACTTGTCTATGGCTCTCCTTTGCAATACTGCCCCTGCCTGCTCAGCCACGCCCTGGCTAATCTGTGTCTAGTCTGGGACGGTGTAGGTATGGACTTGGTCCTCTCTAAAGAGTTTGGGACCTAAGCTAGACATTACTGTAGGATCTGAGCAGCCCAGGCTCCTTTGCGTGTTTCCCCTCGCCGTGtctgggggtggtgggaaggtGCTCTTCTCCCCATTGTGCAGATGGGGTGCTAGAGAGACTGAAGCATTCCCAGTGTTCTGCAGGAAGCCTTGCAAGGAGTCAGACATTGAGCCTAGGTCTCCCAAGTTCTAGGCTACTTCCTCCAAGGATGGCACAGCAGTTGGgcctgtttggggagaggaaatAGGAGGCACAGGCACTGACTGGCGTGGCTGAAGGCTTGTCAGATGTTGACAGCAACAAGATGAGCAGGGCAGGCATGGTGGGCTAGGAACTACGTTAAATTCCTTTCCTTTCAGTATCTGCCAGTAGCTTCCTGTgcatcccagctggggctgagggctcTCAACTGATGCCTAGTGTGGCTGCTTCCAGACCCTTCCCCTcgcagcctggctccctctcccattTAGGTAGCAAAAGGGGGTTGAATTTCCTATTTAAAACCTATCTgtgttccctccctctccagtaGAAGGCCTACAGTCAGGGTCTGCTCAGATCCCTCCTTTAGCATCTCACCGTTAGGGCACAGAGGGTACAAAGTCTCCTGTATTCATccaaaggcagggcaggggctttgGTCCCAGGCTTCATCCACAAACTCGTTTGCAATCGCCACCTGAGGTCCCTGGGAGCCAGCTACAGCTGCAGTttgggcagctcctcccaccacgttccaagctgctgcttctcctgctggggggtgggggagtgggaatcTCTCAGTTGGATGCTCCATTTCCCTAGCACATGTGAAGACGTTCCTGTTGACACGGCTCTGTTTGCGGGGGGTCCGGGGGTGAAGTGTTGGGGGATGGACTCTCAGAACACTTTCGTTCTTAGTGTCCCTGAGTGGCCGACATTGCCCTGGCCTGGGCTTCCACACTTCTTCTCTGCCATGGTTTGCAGTCCTCTCCTTCTCTTTATGCTGAGTACTGGGCACGTCCGGGTACGTGCTAGGCCCCAGCGAACTGGTGTATGATGGAGTGCCAGGCACCTCTGATCTCCCTCTGGGGCGCGCAGTGGTGCTCAGTGAGGGAGGTGTTTCTGAGTGCGTTTCCCATTGTTATGAGGGAAGGAAGATTCTCCAGGGACCCCTCGCTCCAGGGCCAAGCTCAGGTGCAGATACCCTCAGGTCTGAGGCACtccatgggtggggtgggggaatcgGCCAGACTCTGGGGGGGCATGAGCATGTCTGCGCGTCGCCTTCCAGGCTCTTTGTGGTGCTCTCCTTGTGTCTGCGAGAGTAACCCCCGTGCTTCCTACCCACGGGCCACGGTGTAGGATGCCAACGTTCTCCACGCTGGGTTGGCTGCGTCGGGTCCCTGCACACTCCCACCGTCCCCTAGCTCTCTCGTGCGCTGatggagagggggctgggagctgctgcttgctttgcagccagagctgcccccacccctccaccctgggCACAGTGTGCAAGAGCCTTGGCAGACATGGCCACTGTGGCAGCTTGGCTGGCTGGAAGCCCGTTCTGGCAAGTGCCTGGAATCCGCAATGAAGCACTTGGAGACGCTTATTTCTTTGCACGGGCGTGAGCAGGGCTTTGAGAGCTAAcagcctgcaccaggcctttgtggggtgggggcttcccctttctgggcagagggagggaaatggTGGTTGGTTGAGCAGCATGTGCCTTCCCGTGTCAAGGGCTGTCTGCACTTTGAAAGGGGGAGAGGAGAATGTTATGCAGCTCAGACTCCGAGCTAGAAGTCCCCTGGCAGACCTGACCCCTTCTCCTGGGGAGGCATCGGAGTTCTGGGATTATCTGCAAACCCTGCTGAAGGCAGAGGAAAACCAAAATGCCCCAGAGATAGCAGACACCGGGGCAGGAATTAACTAAGTGAGACTTACCCCAGGGCAATAGCTGGGGAAAATAACCCAGAAGCTCAGTCCTCAGTGGGAGGAGAACACAAGAAGCAGATTCCTTCCCCCTGGGCTGAGagagacactgggaggggatggggacaggagTTTACAATCAGAGGCTGTGGAACAAACACCAGTGGTATTCTGGGGTCTGGGTATGCAGAGTCCTTACTCCCAGACCGGGGACTTGGGAGAGACCTCACTGCAGCTCCTACACTCAGTACTGGAGCCCTCAGCCCCAGAGCGTTCAcatccaggggctggaggggtcaATTTCTGAGGAGAGGGGCTTTCCCCACtccaccacccagcactcccCCTGGGGAGCAAGGGAAGCCCGGTGCTCAAGCCTGCTAAGAGTGCCAGGGATGGGACAAGCCCTCACACCCCAACCCTATTTTCCTAGCagaagcatcccaggggggactgcaGACGGAGATGGGTAGGGCCCCTGCTTGCTCTGGCCCAGGCCCCCACAAACTTGTAATCCACCAGGGCTCCTAGCCTGGGTAAGTTGACTCGTGTGAGCTGAAAATAGCCACGTGGACAGTGCACCGGCTGAGGCTCAGGCTAACCAGCCAAGCCTTGACCGAGGGGCTGGTCCAAGCTCCAGGGGACCTGGTGCTGCACCTTGCGCATGGCTGTTTTGAGCATGTTCACTTAGGCCCTGCTGTGTGCTGCTGTCAGCCCAGGGTGACGTGCTTGCTCCCTAGCTGCGGCATAGACGAACCTCCACACCCCCAGAACTCGTCAGCTtgtgcctggcagcagctgggggaggttgtgggatctggCTTCTCTCACGGTGTCTCCAGCTCTGCCAGAAGCACTCAGGAGTAGTGACTGCAGGGTGCTTAGGGCCTGGGACTGGCTCTGTTCTCTGACAGTCCCTTGTTGCAGCTGTGATAGCACTGGGAAAGTGCATCAGATCCCCATTAGGATTAACCACAACCAGCTAGTGTGTTTGAAACACGCCTGGCTTAACCCCAGTAAGGGCAGCACTGGACACTGTAGTTGAGAGGTTTGCCAAAGAGATGAAGTTTTGCAGGGCAGACAAGGCCAGAAAGAGGAGGTCTTGGGGCAGGAACAGAGCCGATTTGCGGCCCTCGTGCCCAATGTGGTGTAGCCAGGCAAGGGGCAGCTGTGTTGCCCTTGGGAGAAACATTGATCCTGGTGACAGCAGGCCACTGTTCTCTTGCCTGACCTGccgtgctgggagcagagcataGGTCCAAAGTGCCCTGGAGAGGGGGGATGCAGCAAAGGCCCAGGAGCAGAACGACCACCAGTGAAGGTACAATGCTGCCTGCCCGCTCACAAGCATTTCTCTTGGCCCTCTGTGCCCAAGGACACTGAAGTGAGTGGAGTGCACTTCCTGTACAGAGCGTCTCACGCCAGGCACTGCTAGATGCATGACCTGCATGATGGTgctcagcagccagggagctgaggTGCCTCTCGTTAGTGGGTCTAGCATGCTAGGCTTCTCGAGCTCCTCTGCTCACACACGCAGTGAAGATCACAGAGTGAAAGGAGGTgggtgagggcagggaagaggcCATGCAGGCGAGAGACCAGGTGCAACATGTGGAGCTGACAGATCATAGGTAGGTGCAAGGTTTGCTCCGGCTTTCCCTGCAGGAGAAAAACCAGCCAAGTGGGTGTCCTTGGGGCTGTGCCCTGAGGGCCACTCTGGGGTTGGCTGGAATACAAAAATCCACACCGGGTTCTATCTCAGAGCTCGTGGCTCGTTCCTTCCTGTGCCTTGGGTTAGCTCCCCAAGCTACTGCCcaggctggcccagcagcaggtgcagaTGGGATTAGCTTGTGGATCCCCGTGAGCAGACAGCTCCCTGATGCACGTGGACAATAACTGGCAGCTGGGGGAGtgctgtggtgggctgagggcggGACAGGGCGTCTTTGTGCCGTGCGCTGTTTACTGTTGCAGCTACAAGGCAGCTTTGTTCTTCTCTCCAGGACACTCTGAATAACAACTCTCTAGGGAAAAAGCACAGTTGGCAGGAGCGGGTGTCCCGGTCGTCATCTCCCCTGAAAACTGGTGAGTCCCAGGCTCTCAGCAGGAGGCTGCTTCTCAGTCTCCCCAGTTTACCTCTTCTGTCTCCTGGCATTTCCTCCAGTGCCTGGGTCTCAGAGGAACAGCCGTAGTCTTGCATCCTCCTAGTACTACCCCTTCCTTCTGGCCTTTGCCCAGCGAGATGGGTGCTACACTTGTCCACAGGCTTCTGGTGGCTGGGAATTGATTCCCTTCCGCCAGCCCCTGATACCCAGCCCCAGCTGGTAAGGTCTTTGCTTTTCTTgtgtcctgggaagcagtggagcATTCCAGCTTGGGTCAGCGGTGAGGGGTGGGTTGTCCTGAGATGTTTCTGTAGCACCCTGGGAGCACGAATAGCTCTGTGTGTCTGGAGTTAGCAATCAGGAGGTGGATCCCAGGGAAAGCGCCTCTTCCTACTGCAGCCTGTGGCTATGCAGGAGGGTAAGCTGAACGTTGTCCAGCTGGCAGAGAGAGGATTGGTGGGGAGCTCTGCTGGGGCCCATACTGTCAGTCCCAGCCCCGgatggcagggctggcagcagctgtcgTTACAGATGGTTTGGGAGTATCCTTCCTGCCAATCCCAGCACAGAACGCTCCTTCCTAGGCTGCTTGTGTTCTGGATTTGATGGTGGACGTTGCTCTCTTTCTCCCTCACTCTTGCCCACCCTGCAGGTGAGCAGACCCCTCCCCATGACCATGTTTGCCTAAGTGATGAGGTCAATCACCAAAACAGCACAACCTCCACCAAAGACCGGGGCACGTCCACGGAGAGCCCGTGCCGGCGCACGGCTGCCACGCAAATCGCCCCTGCCTGTGCGGTCTCCTCCCGGGCGCCTGAGAAGAGCCAGACTGCTGGCCGGCTCCCGCCCCATAAccccagtgtggtggtggtgacgACGAGGGGGCCGGAAGCCCACCGGGACCGCATCCGCTACCAGACGGATGTGAGGTTAGAGGCCACTGAGGAGATTTACTTGACGCCTGTGCAGAAAAACTCAGATCCACTGGAGCCTGAAAAGCCCTTCCTGTCACAGTCCAGTGAGAACCGCATGTCCATCAGTTCCGACATTGACACCTCCAGCTATCCACCTCTGATGGGGAAGCCCAACCCCTCCATCAGCGAGGAGGACGAGGTGCTGGACTGTATGTCCTCTCCCGACAAGATGAGCCTGCCCAGGAcctcatgcagcagcagcagcaacggtGGCTACCGGCATGGGCACAACCTCCAGCGGGCATCTGTGAGCTCAGACACCAGCGCCCTTTCCTATGACTCGGTCAAGTACACACTGGTGGTGGATGAGAATGTGCAGCTGGAGCTAGTCAGCCTGAAGCAGTGCTACTCGGGTTACAGCGACGAGAGCGACTCGGCGACCGTCTACGACAACTGTGTCTCCTCGCCCTACGAGTCGGCCATCGGCGAGGAGTACGAGGAGGATGCACTGAAGCGCGATTCAGTCTGCCTGTCGGAGGACTCCACCCCTGAAGCTGACATCCACTTCTCTAAGAAGTTCCTTAATGTCTTTATGAGTGGCCGGTCGCGTTCGTCCAGTAAGTCCTGTGCTGGGTGGCGGGGAGAGATGGGGCACTTCGTCCAGGGTGCTCTGGGTTGGGGTTCATAGGCGGGGCGCAGAGGACTTCATAGTTGTATTGCAAAGTGATCCTGGTTTCTTCCCACCCCGAGCATCTGTGTCCTGGATGCTTCTGCCTGGTAGCATGCAGGAGCGGAGATTTCCAGAGGGTGCTGGCCCCAAGTTTTCCTGTTGTGTCCCCTGATTTCTGTCTTTATCTCCCAGGTTCAGTGAGGCTCTGGTGGCTGCGGAAACCCtttgggcagcagctgggtgagGGCTGGTGTTGACACCTGGAACTGATGATGTGGCCTTTGTCCAGCCCAGAGTTTGGGGCAGAGCCTAGCCAAGCCCCTCATTGAGACAGGGCATCCTTCTTTCCCAGGACAGCAGCAAGTTTCCTCGGTAGCTGATGTTCCTCAGAGCCCCAAGGATTTCCAGTC is a window encoding:
- the MAPK8IP1 gene encoding C-Jun-amino-terminal kinase-interacting protein 1 isoform X2 — encoded protein: MLQLDLIDAAGETSAEEETTSEPLKKEPPPVTMDTYRPKRPTTLNLFPQVPRTQDTLNNNSLGKKHSWQERVSRSSSPLKTGEQTPPHDHVCLSDEVNHQNSTTSTKDRGTSTESPCRRTAATQIAPACAVSSRAPEKSQTAGRLPPHNPSVVVVTTRGPEAHRDRIRYQTDVRLEATEEIYLTPVQKNSDPLEPEKPFLSQSSENRMSISSDIDTSSYPPLMGKPNPSISEEDEVLDCMSSPDKMSLPRTSCSSSSNGGYRHGHNLQRASVSSDTSALSYDSVKYTLVVDENVQLELVSLKQCYSGYSDESDSATVYDNCVSSPYESAIGEEYEEDALKRDSVCLSEDSTPEADIHFSKKFLNVFMSGRSRSSSAESFGLFSCMINGEEQEQTHRAVFRFVPRHADELELDVDDPLLVEVQAEDYWYEAYNMRTGDRGIFPAYYAIEVTKDPDHITALTKNSDWTDQFQVKFLGSVQVPYHKGNDVLCAAMQKIATTRRLTVHFNPPSSCVLEINVRGVKIAVKSDDSREHNKGNKCSHFFQLKNISFCGYHPKNNKYFGFITKHPADHRFACHVFVSEESTKPLAESVGRAFQQFYKEYVEYTCPTEDIYLE